CCGGAGGAAGGTGGGGATGACGTCAAATCATCATGCCCCTTATGATTTGGGCTACACACGTGCTACAATGGACAATACAAAGGGCAGCAAAACCGCGAGGTCAAGCAAATCCCATAAAGTTGTTCTCAGTTCGGATTGTAGTCTGCAACTCGACTACATGAAGCTGGAATCGCTAGTAATCGTAGATCAGCATGCTACGGTGAATACGTTCCCGGGTCTTGTACACACCGCCCGTCACACCACGAGAGTTTGTAACACCCGAAGCCGGTGGAGTAACCATTTTGGAGCTAGCCGTCGAAGGTGGGACAAATGATTGGGGTGAAGTCGTAACAAGGTAGCCGTATCGGAAGGTGCGGCTGGATCACCTCCTTTCTAAGGATAATATACGGAATATCGCCTTAGGCGATACGGAATAACGAAGACATATTGTATTCAGTTTTGAATGCTCATTTTGAGGATTCAACATTGTACATTGAAAACTAGATAAGTAAGTATAGATTTTACCAAGCAAAACCGAGTGACAAGCGAAAAGCTTGAAACAAAAAATTATCGCTAGTCGTCGACAGACGACTCACAATAATTAATAACTGGTGGATGGTAAGTAGTGCATATGTTATAGATACGATAAACGTGAATTGAAAGCGTTTGTCAGTCTATGAATCACAAACAAGAGCGAAGGCGCTTACTTTTGTAAGTAACTGAGCGATTTGTGCCGTGATGAAGCAGAATGCGAACGCTTATCAACACGTTTAGATTAAGTTATTAAGGGCGCACGGTGGATGCCTTGGCACTAGAAGCCGATGAAGGACGTTACTAACGACGATATGCTTTGGGGAGCTGTAAGTAAGCTGTGATCCAGAGATTTCCGAATGGGGGAACCCAGCACGAGTTATGTCGTGTTATCCGCATGTGAATACATAGCATGTGAGAAGGTAGACCCGGAGAACTGAAACATCTTAGTACCCGGAGGAAGAGAAAGAAAAATCGATTCCCTGAGTAGCGGCGAGCGAAACGGGAAGAGCCCAAACCAACAAGCTTGCTTGTTGGGGTTGTAGGACACTCTGTACGGAGTTACAAAGGAATATGTTAGACGAATAACCTGGAAAGGTTAATCATAGAAGGTAATAATCCTGTAGTCGAAAACGTATACCCTCCTGAGTGGATCCTGAGTACGGCGGAGCACGTGAAATTCCGTCGGAATCTGGGAGGACCATCTCCCAAGGCTAAATACTCTCTAGTGACCGATAGTGAACCAGTACCGTGAGGGAAAGGTGAAAAGTACCCCGGAAGGGGAGTGAAAGAGAACTTGAAACCGTGTGCTTACAAGTAGTCAGAGCCCGTTAATGGGTGATGGCGTGCCTTTTGTAGAATGAACCGGCGAGTTACGATCTGATGCAAGGTTAAGCAGAAAATGTGGAGCCGTAGCGAAAGCGAGTCTGAATAGGGCGAATGAGTATTTGGTCGTAGACCCGAAACCAGGTGATCTACCCTTGGTCAGGTTGAAGTTCAGGTAACACTGAATGGAGGACCGAACCGACTTACGTTGAAAAGTGAGCGGATGAACTGAGGGTAGCGGAGAAATTCCAATCGAACTTGGAGATAGCTGGTTCTCTCCGAAATAGCTTTAGGGCTAGCCTCAAGTGATGATTATTGGAGGTAGAGCACTGTTTGGACGAGGGGCCCCTCTCGGGTTACCGAATTCAGACAAACTCCGAATGCCAAATAATTTAACTTGGGAGTCAGAACATGGGTGATAAGGTCCGTGTTCGAAAGGGAAACAGCCCAGACCACCAGCTAAGGTCCCAAAATATATGTTAAGTGGAAAAGGATGTGGCGTTGCCCAGACAACTAGGATGTTGGCTTAGAAGCAGCCATCATTTAAAGAGTGCGTAATAGCTCACTAGTCGAGTGACACTGCGCCGAAAATGTACCGGGGCTAAACATATTACCGAAGCTGTGGATTGTCCTTTAGGACAATGGTAGGAGAGCGTTCTAAGGGCGTTGAAGCATGATCGCAAGGACATGTGGAGCGCTTAGAAGTGAGAATGCCGGTGTGAGTAGCGAAAGACGGGTGAGAATCCCGTCCACCGATTGACTAAGGTTTCCAGAGGAAGGCTCGTCCGCTCTGGGTTAGTCGGGTCCTAAGCTGAGGCCGACAGGCGTAGGCGATGGATAACAGGTTGATATTCCTGTACCACCATGATTCGTTTTAAGCGATGGGGGGACGCAGTAGGATAGGCGAAGCGTGCTGTTGGAGTGCACGTCTAAGCAGTAAGACTGAGTGTTAGGCAAATCCGGCACTCATTAAGGTCAAGCTGTGATGGGGAGAAGAAACATGTTTTCTTCGAGTCGTTGATTTCACACTGCCAAGAAAAGCCTCTAGCTAGAAGATTGGTGCCCGTACCGCAAACCGACACAGGTAGTCAAGATGAGAATTCTAAGGTGAGCGAGCGAACTCTCGTTAAGGAACTCGGCAAAATGACCCCGTAACTTCGGGAGAAGGGGTGCTCTTTGAGGTTCACGCTTCGAAGAGCCGCAGTGAATAGGCCCAAGCGACTGTTTATCAAAAACACAGGTCTCTGCTAAACCGTAAGGTGACGTATAGGGGCTGACGCCTGCCCGGTGCTGGAAGGTTAAGAGGAGTGGTTAGCATTAGCGAAGCTACGAATCGAAGCCCCAGTAAACGGCGGCCGTAACTATAACGGTCCTAAGGTAGCGAAATTCCTTGTCGGGTAAGTTCCGACCCGCACGAAAGGCGTAACGATTTGGGCACTGTCTCAACGAGAGACTCGGTGAAATCATAGTACCGGTGAAGATGCCGGTTACCCGCGACAGGACGGAAAGACCCCGTGGAGCTTTACTGTAGCCTGATATTGAAATTCGGTACAGTTTGTACAGGATAGGTAGGAGCCTTAGAAGCGTGAGCGCTAGCTTACGTGGAGGCATTGGTGGGATACTACCCTAATTGTATTGGATTTCTAACCCGCAACTCTTATCGAGTTGGGAGACAGTGTCAGGCGGGCAGTTTGACTGGGGCGGTCGCCTCCTAAAGAGTAACGGAGGCGCTCAAAGGTTCCCTCAGAATGGTTGGAAATCATTCATAGAGTGTAAAGGCATAAGGGAGCTTGACTGCGAGACCTACAAGTCGAGCAGGGTCGAAAGACGGACTTAGTGATCCGGTGGTTCCGCATGGAAGGGCCATCGCTCAACGGATAAAAGCTACCCCGGGGATAACAGGCTTATCTCCCCCAAGAGTTCACATCGACGGGGAGGTTTGGCACCTCGATGTCGGCTCATCGCATCCTGGGGCTGTAGTCGGTCCCAAGGGTTGGGCTGTTCGCCCATTAAAGCGGTACGCGAGCTGGGTTCAGAACGTCGTGAGACAGTTCGGTCCCTATCCGTCGTGGGCGTAGGAAATTTGAGAGGAGCTGTCCTTAGTACGAGAGGACCGGGATGGACATACCTCTGGTGTACCAGTTGTCGTGCCAACGGCATAGCTGGGTAGCTATGTATGGACGGGATAAGTGCTGAAAGCATCTAAGCATGAAGCCCCCCTCAAGATGAGATTTCCCAACTTCGGTTATAAGATCCCTCAAAGATGATGAGGTTAATAGGTTCGAGGTGGAAGCGTAGCGATACGTGGAGCTGACGAATACTAATCGATCGAAGACTTAATCAATTTAGTTCATAAGGTGATGCTTGTGAAACAATACTTACTATCTAGTTTTGAATGTATAATCATTCATTTTACGAAGTGACATGTTCGAATACGAACGTTTAACACACCGTATTTTACGAAGTGAAAACGTTTGACACGAAGTAAAACATTGTTTGGTGACAATAGCAAAGAGGCCACACCTGTTCCCATGCCGAACACAGAAGTTAAGCTCTTTAGCGCCGATGGTAGTCGGACTTACGTTCCGCGAGAGTAGGACGTTGCCAAGCAAATGAACCCCAAGTACAATATGTGCTTGGGGTTTTTTGTATTCCTATTAAATAAGCAATGAATAGAGCATTTTGTTTTCGTTGATATACATATTCTTCGGATCAAAGCGATGTATGCGGTGTTTCAATGTTTCTAAATCTTCATGATTTTTTAATTGTATGCCAATAATTACTGTTCCTGTATTTTGTGATGCTTTTTTAAGATATTCAAACTTAGTAATGTCATCATTTGGTCCTAAGACGTGATTGACAAATTGTTTTAATGCACCTGGTCGTTGAGGAAAATTTAAAATAAAATAGTGTTTCATTTCTTCGTAAAGTAATGAACGTTCTTCGATTTCTTTCATACGATTGATATCATTATTACCACCACTAATAATACATACGACAGTTTTATCTTTGATTTGTGATTGATAGTGCTCTAATGCACTAACGCTAAGCGCGCCTGCAGGTTCAGCTACGATTGCTTGTTTAGAATACATATCTAAAATTGTTGAACAAACTGCCCCTTCATCAACCTGTATGTAGTCATCAATCATAGTTTTGCAAATATTGAACGTTAAATTGCCTACAGTAGCAACGGATGCGCCATCTACAAATTTGTCGATATTTTCAAGACTAATGATGCGATTTTGTGATACGGACTGAAACATACTGCTTGCGCCAAGTGGTTCTACACCAATGCATTGTGTAAAAGGTGAATGTGATTTGAAATATGTTGAAACACCTGACATTAATCCACCACCGCCAATGGCACCAAATACATAATCAAATTGTATTTGAGCATCATTGGCTTGTGTCAAAATTTCTTTTGCCACTGTTCCTTGACCAGCAATCGTATACATGTTATCAAAAGGGTCGATAAAGGTCATTTGATGATTTTTAGTGTATATTAATGCTTCTTTTAAGCAATCATCAAATGTATCTCCAATCAATTTAATTTCAACATTGGCATCCCCAAAAAATTTGACTTGATTGATTTTTTGATTTGGTGTCGTCACAGGCATAAATATTACTGCATTTAAATTAAGTTGGCGTGCAGTATACGCAACACCTTGCGCATGATTACCTGCGCTTGCACATGTAATACCTTGTGATTTTTGTTCGGATGATAATACGGATATCGCATTATAGGCACCACGCAATTTAAATGAACGCACCCACTGTAGGTCTTCTCGTTTTAAATAGACATGGCATTGATATTTTAAAGATAAATAATGATCATATTCAAGAGGGGTCGTTTTAACGGTCTCTTTTAACCGTAAATATGCATCATCAATTTCATTAATATTTAATGTTGGTGTTGTGACAGTCATTCTGTTCACTCCTTTAATTTACCGCGTTCATAAGCTTCTATTTCTTTTTCAAAAGCGAGTGTCATCCCTATATCGTCTAAACCATTGATAAATTTGTGTTTCCATCTTTCTTCAATGTCAAAAGTGACGATATCATCTTTGACAATAATTCGTTGCCTTGGAAGATCAATTGTGATTTTTTTTGCAGCAACTATTTTTTGCCTTGTATCATCGTCAAGGCGTATAGGTAACAAGGCATTTTTAGTGCAATTCATATAAAATATGTCACTGAAGCTTTTAGCAATGATGACTTGAAAACCATAATCTTTTAGCGCCCAAGCAGCGTGTTCACGACTTGAGCCACACCCAAAATTATCTCCTGTAACGAGAATCGTTGCCTTATTGTATGGAGCTTGATTTAAGATGAATTCCGGATTATCTTGGCCATTCTTTAAATAACGCCATTCATCAAAGAGAAAGGGGCCAAATCCACTTTTTGAGATTCGTTTCAGATGTACTTTTGGTATGATTTGATCCGTATCAATATTATCGTGAAATAAAGGAACGACAGTGCCTGTATAAGTGGTAAAGGGTTTAATCTTCATCATAATGTTTTCGCCACCTTTCTTACGTCAATAAAATGACCATGAATCGCTGCGACAGCTGCCATTGCAGGGGATACGAGGTGTGTTCGAGCCCCTTTACCTTGTCGACCTTCAAAATTACGATTACTCGTTGAGGCACAATGAACGCCATCAGGAACTTGGTCTGGATTCATACCTAGGCACATACTACATCCTGGTTCACGCCATTCAAAACCTGCTTCAATAAAAATACGATCTAATCCCATTGTTTCAGCTTCTTTTTTTACTTGTCTTGATCCTGGAACGACGATGGCTGTGATATTAGGGTGAACCTTTTGATTTTTAATGTATCGACTCGCTTCTATGAGATCAGATAAGCGGGCATTTGTACATGAACCTAAAAAGACATAACCTAGCGGAATATCTGAGGCACGTTGACCAGGCTTTAATCCCATGTAGCGATAAGCGCGCTCATCATTGATGTTTTTTATATCTGGAAACGCCGCTCCGACACTGACACCCATTTCAGGACTCGTTCCCCAAGTCACTTGAGGTTCTAAATGTGATACATCCATTTTAATGACTTTATCAAAAGAGGCATTTTCGTCACTATATAATGTTTGCCAGTGACTTAATTTTTTATCAAAATTTTCAACAAAGCGACGTCCTTTTAAATAGTCAAATGTGGTCGAATCGGGTTGAATCACACCATATTTAGCACCTGCTTCGATTGCCATATTACATAACGTCATTCTGCCTTCCATAGATAAGGACTTTACGGTGTTGCCAGTAAACTCTATAGCATACCCTGTACCAAAATCAACACCGTACTGATTAATTAAATAAAGGATAATGTCCTTCGCATAGACGCCTTTAGGTAACGAACCAGTGATTTCAATTTTTAAATTTTTGGGTTTAATTTGCCATAACGTTTGTGTCGCAAATACATGTTCTACTTCACTTGTGCCTATGCCAAAGGCAATTGCACCAAATGCGCCGTGTGTGGCCGTATGTGAATCTCCACATACAATTGTTTTTCCTGGTTGTGTCAAACCTAGCTCAGGCCCAACCATATGAACGATACCTTGTTCTTGTG
The sequence above is a segment of the Staphylococcus hyicus genome. Coding sequences within it:
- the ilvA gene encoding threonine ammonia-lyase IlvA encodes the protein MTVTTPTLNINEIDDAYLRLKETVKTTPLEYDHYLSLKYQCHVYLKREDLQWVRSFKLRGAYNAISVLSSEQKSQGITCASAGNHAQGVAYTARQLNLNAVIFMPVTTPNQKINQVKFFGDANVEIKLIGDTFDDCLKEALIYTKNHQMTFIDPFDNMYTIAGQGTVAKEILTQANDAQIQFDYVFGAIGGGGLMSGVSTYFKSHSPFTQCIGVEPLGASSMFQSVSQNRIISLENIDKFVDGASVATVGNLTFNICKTMIDDYIQVDEGAVCSTILDMYSKQAIVAEPAGALSVSALEHYQSQIKDKTVVCIISGGNNDINRMKEIEERSLLYEEMKHYFILNFPQRPGALKQFVNHVLGPNDDITKFEYLKKASQNTGTVIIGIQLKNHEDLETLKHRIHRFDPKNMYINENKMLYSLLI
- the leuD gene encoding 3-isopropylmalate dehydratase small subunit, with amino-acid sequence MKIKPFTTYTGTVVPLFHDNIDTDQIIPKVHLKRISKSGFGPFLFDEWRYLKNGQDNPEFILNQAPYNKATILVTGDNFGCGSSREHAAWALKDYGFQVIIAKSFSDIFYMNCTKNALLPIRLDDDTRQKIVAAKKITIDLPRQRIIVKDDIVTFDIEERWKHKFINGLDDIGMTLAFEKEIEAYERGKLKE
- the leuC gene encoding 3-isopropylmalate dehydratase large subunit encodes the protein MGQTLFDKIWHHHVITGDAGEPQLLYIDLHLIHEVTSPQAFEGLRIQNRSLRRPDLTYATLDHNVPTIDIYNIQDDVALNQIQALQQNCKDFDVTLFDMGSQEQGIVHMVGPELGLTQPGKTIVCGDSHTATHGAFGAIAFGIGTSEVEHVFATQTLWQIKPKNLKIEITGSLPKGVYAKDIILYLINQYGVDFGTGYAIEFTGNTVKSLSMEGRMTLCNMAIEAGAKYGVIQPDSTTFDYLKGRRFVENFDKKLSHWQTLYSDENASFDKVIKMDVSHLEPQVTWGTSPEMGVSVGAAFPDIKNINDERAYRYMGLKPGQRASDIPLGYVFLGSCTNARLSDLIEASRYIKNQKVHPNITAIVVPGSRQVKKEAETMGLDRIFIEAGFEWREPGCSMCLGMNPDQVPDGVHCASTSNRNFEGRQGKGARTHLVSPAMAAVAAIHGHFIDVRKVAKTL